CGATCACCGACCGGGTCATCCTCGATCATTTGCAGGGCCGGATCGTGGCGGGCGTTTATCCATTGCTCGAGGACGATACTTGCTGGTTCCTGGCCATGGACTTCGACAAGGGAACCTGGGAGAAGGACGTCTCGGCGCTCGTCGAGACCTGCCGCGGGATGCAGCTCCCGACCGCGGTGGAACGCTCACGCTCCGGAAACGGAGCTCATGTCTGGTTCTTCTTCCGGGAGCCGGTTTCGGCAAGAACGGCGCGGCAGTTCGGCTGCCATCTGATCACGCAGACGATGGCGCGGCGGCACGAGCTTCCCATGGCTTCCTACGATCGCCTGTTCCCGAACCAGGACATGCTTCCAAGGGGAGGCTTCGGAAACCTCATCGCGCTCCCGTTTCAGAACGAGGCGCGCCTGAAGGGGAACACCGTCTTCGTCAATGAAAACTGGGTGCCGCACGAAGATCAGTGGGCCTTCCTGGCGCGACTTCGACGTTTGGATGCGTCCGAGGTCGAGCTCATCGTTCGGGAAGCGCGTCGTAAAGGAGCGATCCTCGGTGTCCAACTCGGAGACTCGGACGACGAAGATTCGGATTCAATGCCATGGCTTCGAACGCCCTCGCGCCGGCGACCGAGGGCCGCGATCGCCGGCCCTCTTCCCGAGACGGCGCGAGCGACCCTGGCTCAGGCCATATTCCTGGAAAAGGCCGGGCTTCCGTCGCCCCTCTTGAACGAAATCAAGCGTCTCGCCGCCTTTCAGAACCCGGAATTCTACAAGAAGCAAGCGTTGCGCTTCTCTACGGC
This genomic interval from Vicinamibacteria bacterium contains the following:
- a CDS encoding restriction endonuclease subunit R; the protein is MTRLDRNSLERDLATEEARLRELEAQYRQAWLRVDELRRQIGACREPSPNLLPVVGPRTSADKIALFRTLFRGRTDVYPTRWRNLRKGTSGYAPACANEWIPEVCEKPRVKCGECANQAFLAITDRVILDHLQGRIVAGVYPLLEDDTCWFLAMDFDKGTWEKDVSALVETCRGMQLPTAVERSRSGNGAHVWFFFREPVSARTARQFGCHLITQTMARRHELPMASYDRLFPNQDMLPRGGFGNLIALPFQNEARLKGNTVFVNENWVPHEDQWAFLARLRRLDASEVELIVREARRKGAILGVQLGDSDDEDSDSMPWLRTPSRRRPRAAIAGPLPETARATLAQAIFLEKAGLPSPLLNEIKRLAAFQNPEFYKKQALRFSTALTPRIVSCAEELPLHVALPRGCYRELKKLLTDYQINLITDDLRVEGSLLCVDFHGELGAVQKRAAKALEAT